From Acidovorax sp. 1608163:
ACACATTCAAAGCAGGCAGGTCCCGGGGCCGCTGGTCAGACAAACGCTGGGCGATCTTGAGCCGGTCCACCGTGTGGACCCAGTCAAAGTGCTCAGCCACCAGCCGGGTCTTGTTGCTCTGCACAGGCCCGATGCAGTGCCATTGCAGCGCAAATGGCAATTGCTGGCGAAGTGCCAGGATCTTGTCCACGCCCTCCTGGATGTAGTTTTCGCCGAAAGCCCGCTGCCCGGTAGCGGCGGCCTCGGCCACTGCCTCGGCGCCGAAGGTCTTGGAGACAGCCAACAAAGCCACCTCCTCCCGCGCCCGGCCAGCTGCCCGGCACGCCTCGGAAATGCGGTCGTTCACCTGTTGGAGGTTGTTAGCAATCGTGGTCATAATGGCCGCCAAGCGTACCAAACGATAGAGGGAACCCCGTGGACATTACCCAATTGCTGGCATTCAGCGTCAAGAACAAGGCCTCCGACTTGCACTTGTCGGCGGGGCTTCCGCCCATGATCCGGGTGCACGGCGATGTGCGGCGCATCAACGTCGAGGCGCTGGACCACAAGACCGTGCACGCCATGGTGTACGACATCATGAGCGATTCCCAGCGCAAGCAATATGAGGAATTCCTGGAGGTTGACTTCTCGTTTGAGATCGAAGGCTTGGCCCGTTTCCGTGTCAACGCATTCAACCAGAACCGTGGCGCAGCGGCCGTGTTCCGGACGATTCCGAGCAAGATCCTGACGCTGGAGCAACTGAACGCCCCCAAGATTTTTGGCGACCTGGCCCTCAAGCCACGGGGCCTGGTGCTGGTGACCGGCCCTACGGGCTCGGGCAAGTCCACCACGCTGGCCGCCATGGTCAACTACCTGAACGAAACCGAGTACGGCCACATCCTCACGGTGGAAGACCCGATCGAGTTCGTGCACGAATCCAAGAAGTG
This genomic window contains:
- a CDS encoding YggS family pyridoxal phosphate-dependent enzyme, producing MTTIANNLQQVNDRISEACRAAGRAREEVALLAVSKTFGAEAVAEAAATGQRAFGENYIQEGVDKILALRQQLPFALQWHCIGPVQSNKTRLVAEHFDWVHTVDRLKIAQRLSDQRPRDLPALNVCIQVNVDGGETKAGVAPQDALELALAVAKLPRLRLRGLMSIPDASPDFAAQKAVHSAARALFDQIRKALVEAGIPGAEGFDTLSLGMTADLDAAIQAGSTLVRVGTGVFGGRTYPPA